In Methylomonas sp. MK1, the following are encoded in one genomic region:
- a CDS encoding lipocalin family protein encodes MKKIKLTAVLLGLSVFSGLSFADVPLQSNEEVQGVWKLEYTKKSATSTETIKREDTWTFKDGKVTITHIPREGTFYDQSPVAYEIEGGKLKIAILGRPDKFDIFALQEKTDKSMTLKGKFGDVYHFNKN; translated from the coding sequence ATGAAAAAAATCAAATTAACCGCTGTTTTACTCGGCTTATCAGTATTTTCCGGCCTGAGTTTTGCGGATGTTCCGCTGCAATCCAATGAAGAAGTACAAGGCGTGTGGAAGTTGGAATATACCAAAAAATCCGCTACCTCCACGGAAACCATCAAGCGCGAAGATACCTGGACCTTTAAAGACGGCAAAGTCACCATCACTCATATCCCACGCGAAGGTACTTTTTATGACCAATCGCCAGTCGCTTATGAAATTGAAGGCGGTAAATTGAAAATCGCCATTTTGGGTAGACCGGATAAATTCGACATCTTTGCCTTGCAGGAAAAAACCGATAAATCCATGACCTTAAAAGGCAAATTCGGCGACGTTTATCACTTTAATAAAAATTAA
- a CDS encoding nucleoside deaminase, whose translation MNYHEMLAVAFSEAKAGFDDGGVPVGAALFDTSGMLLSRGRNRRVQDNDPSVHGETDAFRKAGRQTSYRDKILVTTLAPCWYCSGLIRQFNIGTVVVGESVNFAGHLDWLREAGVKIVELNDAACIDLMSRFIAQSPRIWFEDIGEDCC comes from the coding sequence ATGAACTATCACGAGATGCTAGCGGTTGCTTTTTCCGAAGCAAAAGCCGGTTTTGACGATGGCGGCGTGCCGGTCGGCGCGGCTTTGTTCGACACCAGTGGCATGTTGCTAAGCCGGGGCCGCAATCGCCGCGTGCAAGATAACGATCCGTCTGTGCACGGCGAAACCGATGCCTTTCGCAAAGCCGGTCGGCAAACCAGTTACCGCGACAAAATCCTGGTCACGACCTTGGCGCCGTGCTGGTATTGCTCGGGCTTGATTCGGCAGTTCAATATTGGCACGGTGGTGGTCGGTGAATCTGTCAACTTTGCGGGGCATCTGGATTGGCTAAGAGAGGCTGGCGTTAAGATCGTGGAATTAAACGACGCGGCTTGTATCGATTTGATGAGCCGTTTTATTGCCCAATCGCCACGGATTTGGTTTGAAGACATCGGTGAGGATTGTTGTTAA
- the hldE gene encoding bifunctional D-glycero-beta-D-manno-heptose-7-phosphate kinase/D-glycero-beta-D-manno-heptose 1-phosphate adenylyltransferase HldE, with protein sequence MQLPNYSTARVLVVGDLMLDRYWHGATSRISPEAPVPVVHVKQDEQRAGGAGNVALNIAALGAKVSLLGFTGEDEAATALKQLLQQARVLCLFQAVPGYPTITKLRVMSRHQQLIRLDFEDGFNNVDSDALLHLYHAEMMQSQVIVLSDYGKGTLSQVQQFIKLAKQLNKPVLVDPKGSDFSIYRQATLITPNLSEFEAVVGRCADQQQIVESGMNLLNELELQALLVTRGENGMTLLSKDAEPLHLPTHAREVFDVTGAGDTVISVLAASLAAKKPLAEATQLANIGAGIVVGKMGTATVNTDELHAALQGPRAHHKGVCSLADLLAERAAAKQNGEKIVATNGCFDILHPGHVRYLQQAKTLGDRLVVLVNSDASVQRLKGPERPVNKLDHRMEMLAALECVDWVVEFEQDTPKEVIDQLLPDILVKGGDYTDITSIAGHESVLANGGEVKILSFIEGHSTTSIIQTIKDKTGN encoded by the coding sequence ATGCAATTACCCAACTATTCAACCGCCCGCGTGCTGGTGGTCGGCGACCTGATGCTGGACCGCTACTGGCACGGCGCCACCTCGCGAATTTCCCCGGAAGCGCCGGTGCCGGTGGTGCACGTCAAACAAGACGAACAACGCGCCGGCGGTGCGGGCAACGTGGCTTTAAACATTGCTGCGCTGGGGGCAAAAGTATCTTTGTTGGGTTTTACCGGCGAGGACGAAGCCGCAACGGCCCTGAAACAATTGCTGCAACAAGCCAGGGTTTTATGCCTGTTTCAGGCGGTGCCGGGTTATCCCACCATCACCAAATTGCGGGTGATGAGTCGCCATCAGCAATTGATCAGATTGGATTTTGAAGACGGTTTTAATAATGTCGATAGCGACGCGTTACTGCATCTATACCATGCCGAGATGATGCAATCGCAAGTGATCGTGCTGTCTGATTACGGTAAAGGTACCCTAAGCCAAGTGCAACAATTCATTAAATTGGCGAAGCAACTGAATAAACCGGTGCTGGTCGATCCGAAAGGCAGCGATTTTTCGATTTATCGACAAGCCACACTGATTACCCCCAACCTCAGCGAGTTTGAAGCGGTGGTGGGCCGTTGCGCCGACCAACAGCAAATCGTCGAGAGCGGTATGAACTTGCTTAACGAATTGGAACTGCAAGCCCTGTTGGTCACCCGCGGCGAAAACGGCATGACCTTGCTCAGTAAAGACGCCGAACCGTTACACCTGCCGACCCATGCCCGCGAGGTTTTCGATGTTACCGGCGCTGGCGATACCGTGATTTCCGTGTTGGCCGCCAGCCTGGCCGCGAAAAAACCGCTGGCCGAAGCCACACAGCTGGCCAACATTGGCGCCGGTATCGTGGTCGGTAAAATGGGCACCGCCACCGTCAATACCGACGAATTGCATGCCGCCTTGCAAGGGCCGCGCGCCCATCACAAAGGCGTCTGTAGCTTGGCGGACTTACTGGCCGAGCGCGCAGCCGCCAAGCAAAACGGCGAGAAAATCGTCGCCACCAATGGCTGTTTCGACATTCTGCATCCCGGCCACGTCCGCTACTTGCAACAAGCCAAAACCCTGGGCGACCGACTGGTGGTGTTGGTCAACAGTGACGCCTCGGTGCAACGCCTGAAAGGCCCGGAGCGCCCCGTGAATAAGCTGGATCATCGAATGGAAATGCTGGCCGCACTAGAATGCGTAGACTGGGTGGTGGAATTCGAACAAGACACCCCGAAAGAAGTCATCGACCAATTACTACCCGACATCCTGGTCAAAGGCGGCGACTACACCGACATCACCAGCATCGCCGGCCACGAAAGCGTTTTGGCGAATGGCGGCGAGGTGAAGATTTTGTCGTTTATCGAGGGGCATTCGACGACTTCGATTATTCAGACCATTAAGGATAAAACCGGCAACTAA
- a CDS encoding helix-turn-helix domain-containing protein has translation MSVQFIEQNGLKQYAVVPVADYEKLLEKAEMLDDITAYDQALGSEDELVPAEIVNRLLNGENKIKVWREHRGLTQSGLAESCNMAQASIAQMESGKRTGTIGALKKIAETLNVDLDDLV, from the coding sequence ATGAGCGTGCAATTTATCGAGCAAAACGGCTTAAAACAATATGCGGTTGTGCCCGTCGCCGACTATGAAAAACTGTTGGAAAAAGCGGAAATGTTGGATGACATCACGGCCTATGACCAAGCCCTGGGCAGCGAAGACGAATTGGTTCCTGCCGAAATCGTCAATCGACTGTTGAACGGCGAGAATAAAATCAAAGTATGGCGCGAACATCGCGGCCTGACTCAGTCGGGACTCGCCGAGAGCTGCAACATGGCCCAAGCCAGTATCGCGCAAATGGAAAGCGGCAAGCGAACCGGAACCATTGGCGCACTGAAAAAAATAGCCGAAACATTGAATGTGGATTTGGATGATTTGGTTTAA
- a CDS encoding type II toxin-antitoxin system RelE family toxin has product MYQIIYRKTAAKALLKMPLRVAEQFKAAFEQMAMDDEDGLDIKKLEGREGFRLRIGGYRAIYRKLNDVLIIEVLKVGSRGDIYK; this is encoded by the coding sequence ATGTATCAAATAATCTATCGAAAAACGGCCGCCAAAGCATTGCTGAAAATGCCGCTTAGAGTAGCCGAACAATTCAAAGCAGCATTCGAGCAGATGGCAATGGATGACGAAGACGGATTGGACATCAAAAAACTGGAAGGTCGAGAAGGCTTTAGATTGCGGATTGGCGGTTACCGTGCGATTTACCGCAAATTGAACGATGTGCTGATTATAGAAGTGCTTAAGGTTGGTAGCCGGGGAGATATTTACAAATGA
- the ubiA gene encoding 4-hydroxybenzoate octaprenyltransferase, producing the protein MNNLKDRLLQYWLLARFDKPIGIFILLWPTLWALWIAGNGKPDLLVLIVFTLGVVLMRAAGCVINDYADKDFDPHVDRTKLRPIAAGKVTPKEALIVFVVLCLTAFGLVLLMNWYTIGLSFIGAFLAASYPFMKRFTHLPQAYLGAAFGFAVPMAFAAQTNEIPLVGWILYLAVLLWALVYDTMYAMVDIEDDLKIGVKSTAILFGKRVREITAGLQVVIMGLLITVGAMQQLSWPYYAGLAVAAGLAIYQQKLIFHFDKPSCFKAFLNNNWFGLAVFVGIVLAYWL; encoded by the coding sequence ATGAATAACTTAAAAGACCGCCTCCTCCAATACTGGCTACTAGCCCGCTTCGATAAACCCATCGGTATTTTCATTTTGCTGTGGCCGACGCTTTGGGCCTTGTGGATCGCCGGCAACGGCAAGCCGGATTTATTGGTGTTGATCGTGTTTACGCTGGGCGTGGTGTTGATGCGCGCGGCCGGTTGCGTGATCAACGATTACGCCGACAAGGATTTCGATCCGCATGTCGATCGGACCAAACTGCGGCCCATCGCTGCCGGCAAGGTGACACCGAAGGAAGCGTTGATCGTGTTTGTGGTGCTGTGTCTGACTGCGTTTGGTTTGGTGTTGCTGATGAACTGGTACACCATCGGCTTGTCGTTTATCGGTGCGTTTCTGGCGGCCAGTTATCCGTTCATGAAGCGTTTTACTCATTTGCCGCAGGCTTATCTGGGCGCGGCGTTTGGGTTTGCGGTACCGATGGCATTTGCCGCGCAGACCAATGAAATTCCGCTAGTTGGCTGGATTCTCTATCTGGCTGTATTGCTGTGGGCGCTGGTGTACGACACGATGTATGCGATGGTCGATATCGAGGATGATTTGAAAATCGGCGTCAAATCCACCGCGATTCTATTCGGCAAGCGGGTGCGGGAAATTACCGCCGGTCTGCAAGTTGTGATTATGGGGCTGCTAATTACGGTCGGCGCGATGCAACAACTGAGCTGGCCGTATTACGCCGGTTTGGCGGTTGCCGCCGGCTTGGCGATTTACCAGCAAAAGCTGATTTTTCATTTCGATAAACCCAGTTGTTTTAAAGCTTTTTTGAATAATAACTGGTTCGGTTTGGCGGTGTTTGTTGGGATTGTGTTGGCGTATTGGCTGTAG
- the arsC gene encoding arsenate reductase (glutaredoxin) (This arsenate reductase requires both glutathione and glutaredoxin to convert arsenate to arsenite, after which the efflux transporter formed by ArsA and ArsB can extrude the arsenite from the cell, providing resistance.) — translation MSVKIYHNPRCGKSRDTLKLLEAQGVTPEVVEYLKSPPTAAELQDILSKLNIKPRELMRTKEPEYKENGLDDKSLSDADLIEAMIRIPKLIERPIVLKDGKAVIGRPPENVLAIL, via the coding sequence ATGAGCGTCAAAATTTACCATAACCCGCGTTGCGGCAAATCCCGCGACACCTTGAAACTACTGGAAGCGCAGGGCGTGACGCCGGAAGTTGTCGAATATCTTAAATCTCCGCCTACCGCCGCCGAGTTGCAGGACATCCTAAGCAAGCTCAACATCAAGCCGCGCGAGTTGATGCGCACCAAAGAGCCGGAATATAAGGAAAACGGTCTGGACGATAAATCCCTGAGCGATGCGGACTTGATCGAAGCAATGATCAGAATCCCCAAATTGATCGAACGGCCTATTGTGTTAAAAGATGGTAAAGCCGTCATCGGTCGGCCACCGGAAAACGTGTTGGCAATACTCTGA
- a CDS encoding glutathione S-transferase family protein, which translates to MSLTLVIGNKNYSSWSLRPWLFLKYHDIDFSEIRIPLYREDSKDKLLQYSPTGKVPVLLDGELKVWDSLAILEYLAERFPQTQGWPEDFAERAAARSLAAEMHSGFTALRTYCGMNCKRTPSAKPLPEAVHPDIERIGEIWQHYRQLHRHDGPWLFGRFTIVDAMFAPVALRFHSYQLETNKEAQAYVDSVLACPAVNAWMEAGKLESEVISAFE; encoded by the coding sequence ATGAGTCTGACCTTAGTCATCGGTAACAAAAACTATTCCTCTTGGTCACTACGGCCTTGGTTGTTTTTGAAATATCACGACATCGATTTCTCGGAAATCAGAATCCCTTTGTATCGCGAGGATTCAAAAGACAAACTATTGCAATACTCGCCGACCGGTAAAGTACCGGTTTTGTTGGATGGTGAGCTTAAGGTCTGGGATTCGCTGGCAATTTTGGAATATCTGGCGGAACGCTTTCCGCAAACCCAAGGCTGGCCGGAGGATTTCGCCGAACGCGCCGCGGCCCGTTCGTTAGCCGCCGAAATGCATTCCGGATTTACTGCGCTACGCACCTATTGCGGCATGAATTGCAAGCGCACACCCTCAGCCAAACCCTTACCGGAAGCGGTGCATCCGGACATCGAACGCATCGGTGAAATTTGGCAACACTACCGGCAACTCCACCGCCATGACGGTCCATGGTTATTTGGCCGATTTACCATAGTCGATGCAATGTTCGCCCCGGTCGCCTTGCGATTTCACAGCTATCAACTGGAAACCAATAAAGAGGCGCAAGCCTATGTGGACTCGGTGCTGGCCTGCCCGGCTGTAAACGCCTGGATGGAAGCCGGCAAGTTGGAAAGCGAGGTCATCAGCGCGTTTGAATAA